The genomic region GGAACCCGCGCCCGCCGGGCGCGCCGGAGCCCGCCCCTCCCCGGTTCCCGGGGCCCCCGAACCGGGAGGGTAGCCCCTCCGGGCAGGTGGGACGCGGGGTTGTCCACAGCCGGTTCATGGGGCGGGCCGCCCTCGGGCGCCGCTGGTGAGGAGCATGCCGGTCCGGCGCAGGGCGCGGCCGTCGGCCCCGATGGTGAACAGGTGCTCGGTGTCGTCGTCGGTGATGGCGCTGAACAGCAGCCGCCCGTCCCCCTCGGGCAGGCGCCCGCCGCCCCGGCAGGGCTCGGCCTGGGGGCGGCCCGGCTCCTCCCCGCCGGGCTGGGGGACGGCCGTGGCCCGCCGCAGGGTGCTGGCCGAGCCGGCCAGGGCGGCGCCCTCGCGGACCAGGGTGAGCTCCAGCTCGACCACGGCGGTGTCCTCGATCCGGTAGCCGGCCAGGGTGGGGACCTCCAGGTCGAAGTCGGCCCGGCGGATCCGGGTGCCGCCGGCGACCTGGATGCTGTCCCCGTCCCAGCGGGCCTGCACGGGGACGTCGAGCGGCCGGGTCACCCCGTGGAGGGTGAGGTTCCCGGGGAGGCGCAGGTCGACCACCCTGGCCCCGGACACGTCGCCCAGCGGGACCGGCTCGCGCAGGCGGAAGCTGGCCGTCGGGAAGCGGTCCGTCTCCAGGCCCTCCTCGCGCATGCGCCCGTCCCGCGGCTCGACGTCGGTCCGCAGGCGGGTCATGTCCACGGTCACCTCGGCCCCGGTGACGGCGCCGCCGGCGATGGTGACGGTGCCGCTGACGCCGGGGGAGCGGCCGACGACGTCGTTCGGGGCCGAGATCGACCCCAGCCGCTCGCGGACCCGGTGGCCGACGAACCCGTCGGCGTCCGGGGCCACGACCCAGGTGCCGTCGGGCCGGCCGCTGCCCCCCTCGCCGGCGCCGGGCCGCAGCCGGGCCTCGGGCGGGGCGTCGCGGCCGGCCAGGAACAGCCAGCCGCCGCCGGCCAGCACGGCCACGGCCGCCACGGCGGCGAGCGCGCGTCTCGGCAGAGGCCCCATGCCCCCGGTACGCCCGCCGCCCAGGCGTGGTTCCCGCGCCGGGCGGGTCGGTGGCGATTCTCAGCGAACGTTAAGGTCCGAGCTCGACCGGGACCACGGTCAGCTCCAGCAGCTCGCCGCCCCGGAAGGCGCGGACGACCAGCGGCCGCCCGATGCGCTCGCCCACCATCAGGCGCTGGAGGTCGCCGGCGTCGGTCACGGCCACGCCGTCGACGTCGATGATCAGGTCCTCGTTGCGCAGCCCGGCCCGGGCCGCCGGGCTGCCGTCGACCACCTGGACGACCTCGACGCCGGCGGCGCGGTCGAGCGTCCTGGCGACCCGTGGCGGCAGCGGCCGGCTGCCGCCGGCGATGCCGAGGAAGGCCCGCCGGAACCGTCCCTCGCGCATCAGGGCGGCGATGATCCGCCGGGTGGTGGCGTTGATCGGCACGGCCAGGCCGAGGCCGATCCCGGCCACGGCCGTGTTGACCCCGACCATGCGGCCGCGCCCGTCGACCAGGGCGCCGCCGGAGTTGCCGGGGTTGAGGGAGGCGTCGGTCTGGATCACGTTCTCGATCAGGCGGCTGGTCCGGCCGTCGCTGGTCGGGAACGAGCGGCCGAGGGCGCTGACCACCCCGGCGGTGATGGACCCGGCCAGCCCCATGGGGTTGCCGACGGCCACGACGAGCTGGCCGACCCGGAGCCGGTCGGCGTTCCCCAGGGACACCGGCTCCAGGTCGGCCCCGCTCGCCCGGATCACCGCCAGGTCGGACAGCGCGTCGCGGCCGACGACCTCGAAGCGCAGCTCGCGGCCGTCGGCCAGCGAGGCCCGGCCCTTGCCGGCCCCCTCGACCACGTGGGCCGAGGTGACCAGGAAGCCGTCCGGGGTGATCGCCACCGCCGAGCCGGAGCCCTGCGCCTGGCGTCCCCCGGGCAGCCGGCGGCTGATCCGCAGGCTGGCCACCGAGCCGATCACCCGCTCGGCGACGCCGGTGACCACCTGGGAGTAGGCGTCGAGGGCCTCGTCGTCTGTTGGGCCGGGCGCGGCCCGCTGGTCGCGGTCGGCATCGGCCAGCAG from Actinomycetota bacterium harbors:
- a CDS encoding YceI family protein, whose translation is MGPLPRRALAAVAAVAVLAGGGWLFLAGRDAPPEARLRPGAGEGGSGRPDGTWVVAPDADGFVGHRVRERLGSISAPNDVVGRSPGVSGTVTIAGGAVTGAEVTVDMTRLRTDVEPRDGRMREEGLETDRFPTASFRLREPVPLGDVSGARVVDLRLPGNLTLHGVTRPLDVPVQARWDGDSIQVAGGTRIRRADFDLEVPTLAGYRIEDTAVVELELTLVREGAALAGSASTLRRATAVPQPGGEEPGRPQAEPCRGGGRLPEGDGRLLFSAITDDDTEHLFTIGADGRALRRTGMLLTSGARGRPAP
- a CDS encoding trypsin-like peptidase domain-containing protein — translated: MSSIHFVDALLADADRDQRAAPGPTDDEALDAYSQVVTGVAERVIGSVASLRISRRLPGGRQAQGSGSAVAITPDGFLVTSAHVVEGAGKGRASLADGRELRFEVVGRDALSDLAVIRASGADLEPVSLGNADRLRVGQLVVAVGNPMGLAGSITAGVVSALGRSFPTSDGRTSRLIENVIQTDASLNPGNSGGALVDGRGRMVGVNTAVAGIGLGLAVPINATTRRIIAALMREGRFRRAFLGIAGGSRPLPPRVARTLDRAAGVEVVQVVDGSPAARAGLRNEDLIIDVDGVAVTDAGDLQRLMVGERIGRPLVVRAFRGGELLELTVVPVELGP